The sequence below is a genomic window from Sulfuracidifex metallicus DSM 6482 = JCM 9184.
GAGTTGGGTATAGACAAAAATTATTAAGCTTTTATTAAGCTCTTGCTCTACTTTTACGCTCGTTTTCAGCCCTTATCTTTACTATTCCAAAGTGGACAGCGCAGTTAACACAGTAACACTTGGTTACAGGATACTTAGTTATTATAGCTCCTTTCTTCTCCAGTTCCTGTGCCAAAGCTGGCTCAACCGGGCTATACATCCTTGTGGTACATATTGCTTTATCTTCAGGAACTCTAGCACCACAGTTATCACAGAATATGTAACCTACGTGACCCTTGTCGCCCTTTCTGCGACCTCTATTCTCCCTTTTCTTTGGCAAGTTTATAACCCTACTTCATTAACATATATAATGTCTAATAAGTTTTTGCCACTCTTAGAACAGTCTTTGCTGTTTTTCCACAGACAGCACACGGATCTTTTACCTCTTTTTCTTTCAAGGGATATCCTAGTACTCTCGCATCTACAATTTCTTCAAGTTTCATACCGCAAGAATTGTCGCCGCACCATGGTAGTTCAACAATTCCTCCCGAGGAACTTATCCTTGATTTAGCTTCTTGAGCGCTTCTCTCGTATTTCACGTGCTCTTCAAGGTATTTTTGGGCAGAGTACTTAAGGTCCTTGGAAATCAAGTTCAGCATTTCATTCACTGCGCTAATTAGATCGGAGAATTGAACCAACTTACTCTGAAAAGTATCCCTTCTCTTTAGCAGAACTGTGTTATTGTTAAGTTCCTTAGGACCTACTTCCGCTCTTAAGGGAACTCCCTTCAGCTCCCATATGTAGTACTTTTCCCCAGGCGTTTTTTCAGGATCTAGGTCTATAACACTCTCTATCCCCGCTTCTGAAAGTGCATTTCCAACTTTCTTAGCGTATGCCATTACTTTCTCGGTTACTTCCTCTGTGTCCTTAGACGGAATTGGAACAACTACTACTTTTAGCGGAGATACCTTCGGAAAGATTACTGGACCGTGGTCGTCCCCATTTATGGAAATTAGAACAGCGATAACTCTATCAGATATCCCGTAACTTGTCTGGTTTGGATAGCAAAGAGATCCGTCCTTCCTTTGAATCTTGAAATCTAAAGCCTTAGTGAAGTTCTGACCAAGATTATGTGCGGTACCTATCTGGATTACTTTTCCGTCTGGCATTACAGTGTCAAAGGCAAATGTATGAAGAGCCCCTGCAAAACGATCCCATTCAGGTCTTTCGGAGATAACGTAAGGTATGCCCAACTCGTCAAAGAATTTGCTATAAATAGATATTGCCTCCTCAACTTGCCTCTGAGCATCATCATAAGTCTCATGAACAGTGTGTGCTTCCTTAAAGGTAGTTATCTCCCTAAGCCTAATCATAGGTCTCGTGGCCTTGGTTTCATACCTAAAGACGCTTACTATTTGATAGTATTTCTTAGGAAGTTGTTTGTAGCTGTTAAGCCAAAGGGATTCCATGTATGTGATTGCAACCTCGCTAGTTGGTCTAAGAGAAACCTTAACATCTAAATCCTGAGAACCACCCTTAGTAACCCAAAAAACCTCTGACTCAAAACCCTTTATGTGTTGAGTTTCCCTCGTAAGTAACTCTTGAGGTATCAATAGAGGAAGAAGTATCTCTTCATGACCCGTTGAGTCCAATAGTTCCCTTATGAAATATATTACGTTACGCCTAAGCCTGAATCCATATGGCATCCATACTCCCACTCCCTTAACAGGGTATCTGCCATAGTCGTAAAACTCACCTTCATAAAGAACTTTATCGAACCATTCACTGAAGTTTTTAGACCATTTATCTCTAGTTACTTTCACGAAAGAAACGAAACAGATATGAAATAAAAAATCTTTTGACTTTTTACTTTCCTACGAATATCATGAGGACTGCAAACAGTATACCATATACAGCTATTCCTTCTCCAATAGCGACAAATATAAGCACGGTACCAAACATGTCCCTCCTTTCGGTTAATA
It includes:
- a CDS encoding 30S ribosomal protein S26e; the encoded protein is MPKKRENRGRRKGDKGHVGYIFCDNCGARVPEDKAICTTRMYSPVEPALAQELEKKGAIITKYPVTKCYCVNCAVHFGIVKIRAENERKSRARA
- the proS gene encoding proline--tRNA ligase, whose translation is MKVTRDKWSKNFSEWFDKVLYEGEFYDYGRYPVKGVGVWMPYGFRLRRNVIYFIRELLDSTGHEEILLPLLIPQELLTRETQHIKGFESEVFWVTKGGSQDLDVKVSLRPTSEVAITYMESLWLNSYKQLPKKYYQIVSVFRYETKATRPMIRLREITTFKEAHTVHETYDDAQRQVEEAISIYSKFFDELGIPYVISERPEWDRFAGALHTFAFDTVMPDGKVIQIGTAHNLGQNFTKALDFKIQRKDGSLCYPNQTSYGISDRVIAVLISINGDDHGPVIFPKVSPLKVVVVPIPSKDTEEVTEKVMAYAKKVGNALSEAGIESVIDLDPEKTPGEKYYIWELKGVPLRAEVGPKELNNNTVLLKRRDTFQSKLVQFSDLISAVNEMLNLISKDLKYSAQKYLEEHVKYERSAQEAKSRISSSGGIVELPWCGDNSCGMKLEEIVDARVLGYPLKEKEVKDPCAVCGKTAKTVLRVAKTY